A portion of the Oncorhynchus clarkii lewisi isolate Uvic-CL-2024 chromosome 27, UVic_Ocla_1.0, whole genome shotgun sequence genome contains these proteins:
- the LOC139385483 gene encoding cyclin-L1-like isoform X1 translates to MAAGPLSAVPNTSTNSDGILIGDRVYSEVYLTISNSLIPEERLQPTPSMLDGLDLHTETDLRILGCELIQSAGILLRLPQVAMATGQVLFHRFFYSKSFVKHSFEIVAMACVNLASKIEEAPRRFRDVINVFHHLKQSHRGKSRSASSLILDQNYINTKNQVIKAERRILKELGFCVHVKHPHKIIVMYLQVLECEKNQTLVQTAWNYMNDSLRTNVFVRFQAETIACACIYLAARALQMPLPSRPHWYLLFGATEEEIKDICITTLKLYTRKKPDYDHLEKEVEKRKMSLQEAKLKAKGLNPDGTPALSNLGGFSPGSKPCSPNVVKVEDKSPNPQALKPVKKEPDSRAQGSKSPHNGLRKEAKIGRNSRSRSGSRSGTRSRSRSPRRHYNSRRSRSGTYSSRSRSRSHSRSPSPRRHPSSPLLLPHLKPKPGHHGNIDPKPSSRHSSSGGGAHKRKRSRSRSASKGERERERGRERDRDRSTSDLSSAKKHKHERGGAGGGHHRGDRRERSRSYERERARTHKTKRHSSSSGGHSGHGRHRR, encoded by the exons ATGGCCGCTGGTCCCCTCTCCGCTGTCCCTAACACATCCACGAATAGTGATGGGATCCTTATCGGCGACAGAGTTTATTCTGAAGTTTACCTCACTATCAGCAACTCTCTTATACCAGAGGAAAGGCTTCAGCCAACCCCGTCTATGCTCGATGGCCTCGACCTGCACACGGAGACCGACCTCCGTATCCTGGGTTGCGAGCTAATTCAATCGGCTGGTATTCTTCTACGCTTGCCACAG GTGGCAATGGCTACGGGTCAAGTTCTTTTTCATCGTTTTTTCTACTCAAAATCATTTGTCAAACACAGTTTTGAG ATTGTTGCAATGGCCTGTGTCAACTTGGCTTCCAAGATCGAGGAAGCGCCACGACGATTCAGAGACGTCATCAATGTTTTTCACCATTTAAAACAGAGTCATAGAGGCAAAAG CAGGAGTGCAAGTTCATTGATTCTTGATCAGAACTACATTAATACCAAAAACCAAGTGATCAAAGCTGAACGGAGAATCCTGAAGGAGCTGGGCTTCTGTGTACACGTCAAGCACCCGCACAAG ATCATCGTCATGTACCTGCAAGTCCTGGAATGTGAGAAGAACCAGACTCTGGTCCAGACCGCCTG GAACTACATGAATGACAGCCTCAGGACCAATGTGTTTGTGAGGTTCCAAGCTGAAACTATCGCCTGTGCCTGCATCTACCTGGCTGCCAGAGCTCTGCAG atGCCTCTCCCATCCAGACCTCACTGGTACCTGCTGTTTGGAGCCACAGAGGAGGAGATCAAGGATATCTGTATCACCACCCTCAAACTGTACACCAGGAAGAAG CCGGACTATGACCACCTGGAGAAGgaagtggagaagaggaagatgtCTCTGCAGGAGGCCAAGCTGAAGGCTAAAGGGCTGAACCCTGATGGGACCCCAGCTCTGTCCAACCTGGGAGGCTTCTCACCTGGATCCAAACCCT GTTCTCCCAACGTAGTGAAGGTGGAGGACAAATCGCCCAACCCCCAGGCTCTCAAACCTGTAAAGAAAGAGCCAGACAGCAGAGCCCAGGGCTCCAAGAGCCCACACAACGG gCTGAGGAAGGAGGCTAAGATTGGGAGAAACAGCAGGAGTAGGAGTGGATCTCGTTCCGGAACTCGCTCGCGATCACGCTCCCCACGCAGACA TTACAACAGCCGGCGAAGTCGTTCTGGGACCTACAGTTCTCGTTCTCGCAGTCGGTCTCACAGCCGCAGCCCCTCACCCCGACGCCATccgtcctcccccctcctcctcccacaccTCAAGCCAAAGCCCGGCCACCATGGCAACATCGACCCCAAGCCATCGAGTCGTCATAGCAGCAGCGGCGGAGGGGCTCACAAGAGGAAGAGGTCAAGGTCGCGCTCTGCCAgcaaaggagagagggaacgggagagggggagggagcggGACAGAGACCGCAGCACGTCGGACCTCTCTTCGGCCAAGAAGCACAAGCACGAGAGAGGTGGGGCTGGGGGAGGACATCACCGTGGAGACAGGAGGGAGCGGTCCAGGTCGTACGAACGAGAAAGGGCGCGCACCCACAAGACCAAACGCCATAGCAGCAGCAGTGGTGGACACTCAGGGCACGGACGCCATCGCCGCTGA
- the LOC139385483 gene encoding cyclin-L1-like isoform X2: MAAGPLSAVPNTSTNSDGILIGDRVYSEVYLTISNSLIPEERLQPTPSMLDGLDLHTETDLRILGCELIQSAGILLRLPQVAMATGQVLFHRFFYSKSFVKHSFEIVAMACVNLASKIEEAPRRFRDVINVFHHLKQSHRGKRSASSLILDQNYINTKNQVIKAERRILKELGFCVHVKHPHKIIVMYLQVLECEKNQTLVQTAWNYMNDSLRTNVFVRFQAETIACACIYLAARALQMPLPSRPHWYLLFGATEEEIKDICITTLKLYTRKKPDYDHLEKEVEKRKMSLQEAKLKAKGLNPDGTPALSNLGGFSPGSKPCSPNVVKVEDKSPNPQALKPVKKEPDSRAQGSKSPHNGLRKEAKIGRNSRSRSGSRSGTRSRSRSPRRHYNSRRSRSGTYSSRSRSRSHSRSPSPRRHPSSPLLLPHLKPKPGHHGNIDPKPSSRHSSSGGGAHKRKRSRSRSASKGERERERGRERDRDRSTSDLSSAKKHKHERGGAGGGHHRGDRRERSRSYERERARTHKTKRHSSSSGGHSGHGRHRR, from the exons ATGGCCGCTGGTCCCCTCTCCGCTGTCCCTAACACATCCACGAATAGTGATGGGATCCTTATCGGCGACAGAGTTTATTCTGAAGTTTACCTCACTATCAGCAACTCTCTTATACCAGAGGAAAGGCTTCAGCCAACCCCGTCTATGCTCGATGGCCTCGACCTGCACACGGAGACCGACCTCCGTATCCTGGGTTGCGAGCTAATTCAATCGGCTGGTATTCTTCTACGCTTGCCACAG GTGGCAATGGCTACGGGTCAAGTTCTTTTTCATCGTTTTTTCTACTCAAAATCATTTGTCAAACACAGTTTTGAG ATTGTTGCAATGGCCTGTGTCAACTTGGCTTCCAAGATCGAGGAAGCGCCACGACGATTCAGAGACGTCATCAATGTTTTTCACCATTTAAAACAGAGTCATAGAGGCAAAAG GAGTGCAAGTTCATTGATTCTTGATCAGAACTACATTAATACCAAAAACCAAGTGATCAAAGCTGAACGGAGAATCCTGAAGGAGCTGGGCTTCTGTGTACACGTCAAGCACCCGCACAAG ATCATCGTCATGTACCTGCAAGTCCTGGAATGTGAGAAGAACCAGACTCTGGTCCAGACCGCCTG GAACTACATGAATGACAGCCTCAGGACCAATGTGTTTGTGAGGTTCCAAGCTGAAACTATCGCCTGTGCCTGCATCTACCTGGCTGCCAGAGCTCTGCAG atGCCTCTCCCATCCAGACCTCACTGGTACCTGCTGTTTGGAGCCACAGAGGAGGAGATCAAGGATATCTGTATCACCACCCTCAAACTGTACACCAGGAAGAAG CCGGACTATGACCACCTGGAGAAGgaagtggagaagaggaagatgtCTCTGCAGGAGGCCAAGCTGAAGGCTAAAGGGCTGAACCCTGATGGGACCCCAGCTCTGTCCAACCTGGGAGGCTTCTCACCTGGATCCAAACCCT GTTCTCCCAACGTAGTGAAGGTGGAGGACAAATCGCCCAACCCCCAGGCTCTCAAACCTGTAAAGAAAGAGCCAGACAGCAGAGCCCAGGGCTCCAAGAGCCCACACAACGG gCTGAGGAAGGAGGCTAAGATTGGGAGAAACAGCAGGAGTAGGAGTGGATCTCGTTCCGGAACTCGCTCGCGATCACGCTCCCCACGCAGACA TTACAACAGCCGGCGAAGTCGTTCTGGGACCTACAGTTCTCGTTCTCGCAGTCGGTCTCACAGCCGCAGCCCCTCACCCCGACGCCATccgtcctcccccctcctcctcccacaccTCAAGCCAAAGCCCGGCCACCATGGCAACATCGACCCCAAGCCATCGAGTCGTCATAGCAGCAGCGGCGGAGGGGCTCACAAGAGGAAGAGGTCAAGGTCGCGCTCTGCCAgcaaaggagagagggaacgggagagggggagggagcggGACAGAGACCGCAGCACGTCGGACCTCTCTTCGGCCAAGAAGCACAAGCACGAGAGAGGTGGGGCTGGGGGAGGACATCACCGTGGAGACAGGAGGGAGCGGTCCAGGTCGTACGAACGAGAAAGGGCGCGCACCCACAAGACCAAACGCCATAGCAGCAGCAGTGGTGGACACTCAGGGCACGGACGCCATCGCCGCTGA
- the LOC139385483 gene encoding cyclin-L1-like isoform X3: MYLQVLECEKNQTLVQTAWNYMNDSLRTNVFVRFQAETIACACIYLAARALQMPLPSRPHWYLLFGATEEEIKDICITTLKLYTRKKPDYDHLEKEVEKRKMSLQEAKLKAKGLNPDGTPALSNLGGFSPGSKPCSPNVVKVEDKSPNPQALKPVKKEPDSRAQGSKSPHNGLRKEAKIGRNSRSRSGSRSGTRSRSRSPRRHYNSRRSRSGTYSSRSRSRSHSRSPSPRRHPSSPLLLPHLKPKPGHHGNIDPKPSSRHSSSGGGAHKRKRSRSRSASKGERERERGRERDRDRSTSDLSSAKKHKHERGGAGGGHHRGDRRERSRSYERERARTHKTKRHSSSSGGHSGHGRHRR; encoded by the exons ATGTACCTGCAAGTCCTGGAATGTGAGAAGAACCAGACTCTGGTCCAGACCGCCTG GAACTACATGAATGACAGCCTCAGGACCAATGTGTTTGTGAGGTTCCAAGCTGAAACTATCGCCTGTGCCTGCATCTACCTGGCTGCCAGAGCTCTGCAG atGCCTCTCCCATCCAGACCTCACTGGTACCTGCTGTTTGGAGCCACAGAGGAGGAGATCAAGGATATCTGTATCACCACCCTCAAACTGTACACCAGGAAGAAG CCGGACTATGACCACCTGGAGAAGgaagtggagaagaggaagatgtCTCTGCAGGAGGCCAAGCTGAAGGCTAAAGGGCTGAACCCTGATGGGACCCCAGCTCTGTCCAACCTGGGAGGCTTCTCACCTGGATCCAAACCCT GTTCTCCCAACGTAGTGAAGGTGGAGGACAAATCGCCCAACCCCCAGGCTCTCAAACCTGTAAAGAAAGAGCCAGACAGCAGAGCCCAGGGCTCCAAGAGCCCACACAACGG gCTGAGGAAGGAGGCTAAGATTGGGAGAAACAGCAGGAGTAGGAGTGGATCTCGTTCCGGAACTCGCTCGCGATCACGCTCCCCACGCAGACA TTACAACAGCCGGCGAAGTCGTTCTGGGACCTACAGTTCTCGTTCTCGCAGTCGGTCTCACAGCCGCAGCCCCTCACCCCGACGCCATccgtcctcccccctcctcctcccacaccTCAAGCCAAAGCCCGGCCACCATGGCAACATCGACCCCAAGCCATCGAGTCGTCATAGCAGCAGCGGCGGAGGGGCTCACAAGAGGAAGAGGTCAAGGTCGCGCTCTGCCAgcaaaggagagagggaacgggagagggggagggagcggGACAGAGACCGCAGCACGTCGGACCTCTCTTCGGCCAAGAAGCACAAGCACGAGAGAGGTGGGGCTGGGGGAGGACATCACCGTGGAGACAGGAGGGAGCGGTCCAGGTCGTACGAACGAGAAAGGGCGCGCACCCACAAGACCAAACGCCATAGCAGCAGCAGTGGTGGACACTCAGGGCACGGACGCCATCGCCGCTGA